In Gammaproteobacteria bacterium, the following proteins share a genomic window:
- the pssA gene encoding CDP-diacylglycerol--serine O-phosphatidyltransferase, whose product MNEIHLRRSTDTDEERQRARRGIYLLPNLFTTAALFAGFYAIVAAINDRYAAAAIAVFVALILDGLDGRVARMTNTQSAFGAQYDSLSDVISFGLAPALVMYEWALVYMKPMGWFWGQIGWLAAFFYAATTALRLARFNTRIATQDKRYFQGLPSPAAAALLMGMIWMWHDLDFEGAHLKIPALLITVSAGALMVSNLTFYSFKDFDLRERVPFVAMLAVVLGLMLLSLDPPKVLFTCFAIYTLSGPVLGVIRWRRKRGHRLTPS is encoded by the coding sequence ATGAACGAGATCCACCTCAGGCGCTCGACGGATACCGACGAAGAGCGGCAGCGCGCGCGGCGCGGCATCTATCTGCTGCCGAATCTCTTCACGACCGCGGCCTTGTTTGCCGGGTTCTACGCCATCGTCGCCGCCATCAACGACCGCTACGCGGCGGCGGCGATCGCAGTGTTCGTCGCATTGATCCTCGACGGACTGGACGGGCGCGTCGCACGCATGACCAACACGCAAAGCGCGTTTGGCGCGCAGTACGATTCGCTGTCAGACGTGATTTCATTCGGGCTGGCGCCCGCGCTGGTCATGTACGAATGGGCGCTGGTCTACATGAAACCCATGGGCTGGTTCTGGGGCCAGATTGGCTGGCTGGCGGCGTTCTTCTACGCCGCCACTACCGCCTTGCGGCTGGCGCGCTTCAACACGCGTATCGCAACCCAGGACAAACGCTATTTTCAGGGCCTGCCCAGCCCGGCGGCCGCCGCGCTTTTGATGGGCATGATCTGGATGTGGCACGACCTCGATTTCGAAGGCGCGCATCTCAAGATACCGGCGCTCCTGATCACCGTTTCCGCCGGCGCGCTGATGGTCAGCAATCTGACGTTTTACAGCTTCAAGGACTTCGATCTGCGCGAGCGCGTACCCTTCGTCGCCATGCTGGCCGTGGTGCTGGGACTGATGCTGTTGTCTCTGGACCCGCCCAAAGTGCTGTTCACTTGTTTCGCGATTTATACCTTGTCGGGCCCCGTGCTCGGCGTGATCCGCTGGCGGCGCAAGCGGGGGCATCGACTTACCCCGAGTTAA
- a CDS encoding type II toxin-antitoxin system HicB family antitoxin — protein sequence MYRYETIIFWSEEDQSFIAEVPELPGCMAHGDSQEMALANAKEAIALWLDTAGEFGDPIPEPKGRRLNYA from the coding sequence ATGTATCGATATGAGACGATTATCTTCTGGAGCGAAGAGGACCAGTCGTTTATCGCGGAGGTGCCGGAGCTACCGGGTTGTATGGCGCACGGAGACTCCCAGGAAATGGCTCTCGCAAACGCAAAAGAGGCTATTGCGCTCTGGCTGGATACGGCGGGGGAATTTGGCGATCCCATTCCGGAACCCAAAGGCCGGCGGCTGAATTATGCCTAG